A stretch of the Solanum dulcamara chromosome 6, daSolDulc1.2, whole genome shotgun sequence genome encodes the following:
- the LOC129893117 gene encoding delta(8)-fatty-acid desaturase 2-like: protein MVFWTWFPLLVLALPNWTERVLFVLTSFAVTGIQHVQFCLNHFAADVYVGQPKGNDWFEKQTAGTIDIDCSPLMDWFFGGLQFQLEHHLFPRLPRCQLRKISPIVQELCKKHNLPYKSVSFYEANRWTIRTLRTAAMQARGLLWEAVNTHG from the coding sequence ATGGTTTTCTGGACTTGGTTTCCGCTTCTTGTTCTCGCCTTGCCTAATTGGACAGAGAGGGTGTTGTTTGTTCTTACAAGCTTTGCTGTGACTGGGATTCAACATGTTCAATTCTGTCTGAATCATTTTGCTGCTGATGTCTATGTTGGACAGCCCAAGGGGAACGATTGGTTTGAGAAACAAACAGCGGGGACTATTGACATTGATTGTTCTCCTCTGATGGATTGGTTCTTTGGAGGATTGCAGTTCCAGCTTGAGCATCATCTGTTTCCAAGGCTGCCTAGGTGCCAATTGAGGAAAATTTCTCCTATTGTGCAGGAGCTGTGCAAAAAGCACAATTTGCCCTACAAGAGTGTGTCCTTCTATGAGGCCAATAGGTGGACAATAAGGACACTCAGGACCGCGGCAATGCAGGCTAGGGGTCTGCTCTGGGAAGCTGTCAACACTCATggctaa